One Leptospira bourretii DNA segment encodes these proteins:
- the tsaE gene encoding tRNA (adenosine(37)-N6)-threonylcarbamoyltransferase complex ATPase subunit type 1 TsaE: MKASFLSLRESELNPVFLSLDQLVDQFLKKHKFPVLLISGEMGAGKTTFIREWYSRFGTESSINSPTFSLYNIYDSPNFRLYHFDLYRIKVLEELDDLGFEEIWGKEGVSAIEWWQIAEPYLPKSNRIHLSIESGSIEVRSYTLEWSEKEIQ, translated from the coding sequence ATGAAGGCTAGTTTTCTCTCTCTTAGAGAATCGGAACTAAACCCAGTCTTTCTCAGTTTGGACCAATTGGTGGATCAATTTTTAAAAAAACACAAATTCCCTGTTTTACTGATTTCGGGCGAAATGGGCGCAGGCAAAACTACTTTTATCCGAGAATGGTATAGCCGATTTGGAACCGAAAGTTCTATTAATTCCCCTACTTTTTCTTTGTACAATATATATGACTCGCCTAACTTTCGCTTGTATCATTTTGATTTGTACCGGATCAAAGTTTTAGAAGAACTAGATGATTTAGGATTTGAAGAAATCTGGGGAAAAGAAGGAGTTTCTGCGATCGAATGGTGGCAAATTGCCGAACCTTATCTTCCTAAATCCAATCGAATCCATTTGTCAATTGAATCAGGTTCCATAGAAGTTCGTTCCTATACTTTGGAATGGTCGGAAAAGGAAATTCAATGA
- a CDS encoding ribonuclease R family protein, whose product MDTYKIQRKIIEFLEQKSGKDITRQEIKKKFTESSEFKRPDPKTKKVKSFKRKEKVPRKEIEFLIDQLLNLLEAEGLLIPNKKYLTVASPFRLTGRISISRRGDGFISLPSKNEIFVPGPMTNSAITGDKVEVIPLGVGKKDRLEAEVTNIVKRGRVLYRMRVREKTNKFVFGNFLDMLGEGKEGVLHVKSILKDTFDSIQVNDILIVKFKEGAIPQENLYDVSFIRFESDTKEDGDLQRILMKYNYDPVHPDFIPLEFPEEVSEKTVTDWNTRTDLRDLYAVTIDGITAKDFDDAISFVDEGNRLRVWIHIADVSYYVEKDSPLDKEAYERATSVYLANRVVPMLPPILSEDLCSLVATTNRLAFTVEMEASKTGEIYNAKFYKSVIKVNTRYTYEMAEEEIKAKDPKNWMYQVSQFTEALRKRRMEAGRIDLNLRETTITWNERKEPIGIENRERLTSHILIEELMLSANLKVDEFLRKRKAPSLHRIHEAMDEEKLETLNHFLQLNGYNIQIKDTSYAEIMKAVKEIEDGSVGKIFNYLLLRSFMQAYYGADPLGHWGLGFKDYCHFTSPIRRYPDLIVHRVLQATLLETERTYSENEIAVMGLHCSEEERRAADAERDIVKIKSFRYLESTGIKEFKGFIVGIRPSQIFVELDISNLEGVLDKSEFTDEFEVVIKNDFSFYSKKYSKIFFIGDPVTVSLDRIDFEEIKVFLKLKDFKKDETPLKKK is encoded by the coding sequence ATGGATACCTATAAAATACAAAGAAAAATCATAGAATTTCTGGAGCAAAAGTCTGGAAAGGACATCACAAGACAAGAGATCAAAAAAAAATTTACCGAATCAAGTGAATTCAAAAGACCAGATCCGAAAACAAAGAAAGTTAAATCCTTCAAACGCAAAGAGAAAGTTCCTAGAAAAGAAATCGAATTTTTAATCGATCAACTTCTCAATTTGTTAGAAGCTGAAGGATTACTTATTCCGAATAAAAAATACCTAACGGTAGCAAGTCCCTTTCGCCTAACAGGGAGAATTTCTATTTCTCGAAGGGGTGATGGTTTTATTTCCCTTCCTTCCAAAAATGAAATTTTTGTTCCTGGCCCAATGACCAATTCCGCCATCACTGGTGACAAGGTAGAAGTCATTCCCTTGGGCGTTGGTAAAAAAGACAGGTTAGAAGCAGAAGTCACAAACATCGTCAAACGTGGCCGTGTTCTTTACCGAATGCGAGTTAGAGAAAAAACAAACAAATTTGTTTTTGGAAATTTTCTCGATATGCTCGGAGAAGGTAAAGAAGGAGTTCTTCATGTTAAGTCTATTTTGAAAGACACTTTTGATTCGATTCAAGTGAACGATATTTTAATCGTAAAATTTAAAGAAGGAGCCATTCCTCAGGAAAATCTTTACGATGTCAGTTTTATTCGCTTCGAATCGGATACGAAAGAAGACGGCGACTTACAACGGATTTTAATGAAATACAATTACGATCCTGTACATCCAGACTTCATTCCTTTAGAATTTCCTGAAGAAGTGTCCGAAAAAACAGTTACTGATTGGAATACTAGGACCGACTTACGAGACTTATATGCTGTTACGATCGATGGAATTACAGCCAAAGACTTTGATGATGCAATCAGTTTTGTCGATGAAGGAAACAGGCTTCGTGTTTGGATTCACATTGCTGACGTTTCTTATTATGTAGAAAAAGATTCACCTCTCGATAAGGAAGCTTATGAAAGAGCCACTTCGGTTTATTTAGCAAACCGTGTGGTTCCTATGTTGCCACCCATTTTATCAGAAGACCTTTGCAGTTTGGTAGCCACCACCAATCGACTTGCTTTTACCGTAGAAATGGAAGCAAGTAAAACTGGTGAAATTTACAATGCAAAGTTTTATAAATCTGTCATCAAAGTAAATACAAGATACACTTATGAAATGGCAGAAGAAGAAATCAAAGCCAAAGATCCCAAAAATTGGATGTACCAAGTTTCGCAATTCACAGAAGCCCTTCGCAAACGAAGAATGGAAGCTGGTAGAATTGATTTAAACTTACGAGAAACCACAATCACTTGGAACGAAAGAAAAGAACCTATTGGGATTGAAAATCGCGAACGCCTAACAAGTCATATATTAATTGAAGAGTTGATGTTGTCTGCTAACTTGAAAGTAGATGAATTTTTAAGAAAAAGAAAAGCTCCTTCATTACATCGTATCCACGAAGCTATGGATGAAGAAAAACTAGAAACCCTAAACCATTTTCTGCAACTGAATGGTTATAACATCCAAATCAAAGATACAAGTTACGCAGAGATCATGAAAGCGGTGAAAGAAATTGAAGATGGTTCGGTGGGTAAAATCTTCAATTATCTACTTTTGCGAAGTTTTATGCAGGCATATTATGGGGCAGACCCGCTTGGCCATTGGGGGCTTGGTTTCAAGGACTATTGCCATTTCACTTCACCAATCAGACGTTATCCTGATTTGATTGTACATCGTGTTTTACAAGCCACACTTCTTGAAACCGAAAGAACTTATTCTGAAAACGAAATTGCCGTGATGGGACTGCATTGTTCGGAAGAAGAAAGAAGAGCTGCCGATGCGGAAAGAGACATCGTTAAAATCAAATCCTTTCGTTATTTGGAATCTACAGGAATAAAAGAGTTTAAAGGTTTTATCGTTGGGATCAGACCTTCCCAAATTTTTGTAGAATTGGATATTTCTAATTTGGAAGGAGTTTTGGACAAATCGGAATTCACCGACGAATTTGAAGTAGTCATCAAAAATGATTTCTCCTTTTATTCGAAAAAATATTCTAAAATATTTTTTATAGGTGATCCAGTGACAGTGAGCCTTGATCGGATTGATTTTGAAGAGATCAAAGTATTTCTTAAATTAAAAGATTTCAAAAAAGACGAAACCCCACTGAAAAAGAAATAA
- the tsaB gene encoding tRNA (adenosine(37)-N6)-threonylcarbamoyltransferase complex dimerization subunit type 1 TsaB — protein MNVLYFDTTQDWIQVLVATHSDGSPLQILSEQTETTPKESSFKLVEYIRLALEKAKIKKPDLIIVTSGPGSFTGIRITVTTARDLSQLWNIPVFGMDSLEAYLMGVAREKIAEGTSLLCLDGKQGKYYTKYKSENGFLDSFDLTPESIEAKIKTNEWTPNNWYYTGNLPEFYPPSATKIEATNLNLSSILQYSLKEYFKTEPNKNDYLSLLPNYIRGTYVDHK, from the coding sequence ATGAACGTGCTCTACTTCGATACCACCCAGGATTGGATTCAGGTTCTGGTTGCTACACATTCCGACGGATCCCCATTGCAAATCCTTTCAGAACAAACGGAAACGACACCCAAAGAATCTTCTTTTAAGTTAGTCGAATACATCCGTTTGGCTCTGGAAAAGGCAAAAATAAAAAAACCAGATCTTATCATTGTAACAAGTGGACCTGGCTCTTTTACTGGCATTCGCATAACAGTGACTACAGCAAGAGATCTTTCCCAATTATGGAATATTCCAGTATTCGGTATGGATAGTTTAGAAGCTTATTTAATGGGGGTGGCCCGAGAGAAAATAGCCGAAGGAACATCCTTACTTTGTTTGGATGGGAAACAAGGAAAGTACTACACAAAGTATAAATCCGAAAATGGCTTTTTAGATTCTTTTGATCTGACTCCTGAATCCATCGAAGCAAAAATCAAAACGAACGAATGGACACCTAACAATTGGTATTATACTGGAAATTTGCCTGAGTTTTACCCTCCATCTGCAACAAAAATTGAAGCGACAAACCTTAATCTTTCGTCTATACTACAGTATAGTTTGAAAGAATATTTCAAAACAGAACCTAATAAAAACGACTATTTATCTCTCCTGCCCAACTACATCCGCGGGACCTACGTAGATCACAAATGA